AAAAAACCCGCCCAGCTATTAAGCTGAAGCGGGCTTTGATTCTAAAAAAAATCTTTTTTATCTTTTTTTCCTTCCAAATAACCCTCCGAGGAATTTAAAGCCAATGTTGGCTACGTCATCCACGATGCTGCCGTCACCGTCGCTGTCGAGAAACTGGGTAACGAGGTTCATGGTAGGATTGCTACCTGATTGTTTGGACACTGAATGGGTCAGCAAAGAAGCAATACCTCCTACATCTAGGCCATTTTGTTGCTTTGCTTTTCCTAGTGTACCCATGAGTATGGGAGCGAGCATAGTCATCAGGTTTCCTGTTTTTGAAGCATCCAGCCCACTCATATTACTGATCATATCCACTGCACCGGAAGTTTTTCCACCCAGTAAGTGGTTCAAAATTCCTTCGCCATTAGCTGCGCGCTGTTGTTCCGGTTTTACATTACCTGTAAACAATCCCATGACATCGTCCAGGATGCCTCCATTGTGATCTTTTTCAAGCGCATTGAATAAAGAATTGGCCCCTTCAGGAGTAGATGCATTTTTTGCCAAAGCCCCCATCAGGGTAGTCATAATACCTTCAGCAGCAACAGCAGTCTTTTGTTTGTCTGCACCGCCAATCTGGTTCGCCAGCTGGTCGATAATGCCTTCAGACAAGTTCCCCTGAAGCATGTCCATTAAATTCATACTCATAATTATTGTTATTTTTTGTGATCAAAAAAAGCTTTAGAGTCCATCGTTTCAGCCTCTCAAAGGTAAAGAATATAGCCGATTCATCATAAAATCGGAATACAATTTCCAGGGAAAGTCTTGATTGACAATTTTTCTGAAAACTTTACCTTAATGACGGAACCGTTTTTGAAAAAGTCACATTTTATCAAGGGAAAAGAAAAAGAGGGAAAATCAGAAAGGAAAAAGGCAGCCGCAGAAAATCATTTCTGCGGGCTGCTTATCAAACTACTCTCTCAATGGTTTTCTTTCGCGAAAACGAATCCGGGCCTTTACCGGTTGTTTCCACATACAGGTTTTAGTTTATTATTATTACGCCCTTCCTTTTGGAGAGTTTACAGGCAAACAATATTGAGATTAACAAGAGGTTAAAAATTGAGAAACTAGTTCAAATAAGTAGCGTATTTTCGATAGGAAAAAAATTTAGCTTGTTTTGTTTGTGTTCGATTATTAACGGAGGCCGATTTCTATTTAGTATAAATCTCTGATTTTTTTTAGCCCACATTCACATAATTCCGGCGAACTAATAGGAAAGTTGACCGAATAATTTCCGGCTAAATAAAAAATTATCTTACTTTTGCCGGCCTGTGACCTCAGAATGTTGTCATGGTCTAAACGGATATGGATATATTATTTTACCTGGGCATTTTTGTCGTTTCACTGTTTGTGCTGCTAAGAGCCTCCGATTGGTTTGTCGATGCTGCCGAATCTATAGGGTTATCCCTGGGCATTCCACATTTCATCATCGGGGTAACGATCATCGCTTTCGGAACCTCTCTCCCCGAGCTGGCCACTTCAGTTGCGGCAGTCCTGAGTGGCAATTCGGAAATCGTCGTCGGTAATGTAATAGGATCCAATATTACCAATATCGCCCTGGTGCTGGGACTGGTGGCCATTTATGCAAAGAGAATAGACCTCGAGTACAACATATGGCACATCGACATGCCTTTTCTTTGGGGCTCCGCTTTCATGCTGTGGTTTGTACTTTATGACTATGAGGTTTCTATTTTAGAGGTTTTTATCCTACTCCTCGGCATTGTGATTTTTCTCATTTATTCTCTCAAAAAAGATGAAGAGAAAGGGGATCTGTTACAGGAAAACCATGATGACATTAAGGTTACCTGGCGCACTTACACCATGCTGGTTATCGGGCTTGCACTTGTTTGGGGTAGTGCAGATTATACCATCTTTGCCATCCAGAAGTTATCTGAAATGGCAGGAATCAATCCCGAGATCATCGCTTTGTCTGCCGTAGCCTTAGGCACTTCACTTCCTGAGATTATCGTGAGCCTCAATGCCGCCCGGAAGGGCAAAACGGCCATGGCTGTAGGAAATGTACTGGGATCGAACATTTTCAATACTTATGTGGTCATGAGCATCCCTGCCTTTTTCGGAAAACTGAAAATACCTGTAGAGTTATTTTCTTATTACCTCCCGATGATGATCGTTATGACTATTCTATTTGGCATCATGTCCAACAATAAAAAAATCACCCGCTGGGAGGGGGCTATCCTGGTTTTATTTTATCTCATTTACATGGCCTCCATCATCCAGGGGGCCTGAAAAATCCAACCGGTTAAAATTGCCGGGATCCCCACCTATCTGCCTCCACTCAACATAGCATCAAACCATTAATTTCCTTATCTTTAAGGGCAACAAATGATTGACTATGCAACCTTTCCACTTGATATCCGTCCTATTGGGTCTTTTTTTGATCCATTCTCAGCCGTCCATCCCTCCTCAGGATGACGGACTCATCGCTTATTATTCCTTTAACGAATGTAATGCCCGGGACGATAGTGGTAACGGGTCCCATGGTGAGATTTTTGGAGAAACGAGATGTTGGTGCGGCATTGAGCAGGAGGGGTTGGTGCTGGACGGCAAAAACAATTACATAGAATTCCCTGGCCCGGTCAATAAATATTTCAACACTTCTGACTTTACCATCAGTTTTTATTTTAAATCTGAAAAATACGATGTCTTTCCTCAAAGTATGCTCTCCAAAGCGGAGGCTTGTGACGAATACTATACGCTTGACCTATTGCTCGACCGCCGGATCGGCGAGGTAACCTCCAAAGTACATGAAACTCCTGCCAGGTATTACAAAGACCTTTCTCCCCGCCTTGACAGTTCCAGTTGGATGCACTATGCCCTGGTTCGGGAAGGGTTCCGCGCCATGACTTTTATCAACGGCCAACTTCGGCAGGAGAGTTACCGTTGCAGCGGAGTGGATATAGGCAATAATGCCGTGCTTTCTTTTTCCAATAGCCCTTGTGTGCTTTCGGGCAGGGTACGGCGTTTCCAGGGCATCATTGATGAATTGAAAATATATGACCACGCGCTCACCATACAGGAAATCGAAGACCTCTATCTCATGAATCCTGTCGAAAACGCCAATATGGATTGCGTGTCTTTTGTACCCGACAAAAAAGCACCGCAGATTGTCATGATAAATGAGAAAGGCAGTACCTTTGCCACGGTCGATTGATGATTTTTGAATAAAAATACAACTGATTAATATGTTTGGAGATTTAATGGGCGATATGCAGGAAAAGCAGAATGCCATGCGTAAAAAGCTGGAAGGCATCAGGATCGATGCCCAGGCAGGTGATGGTGCAGTAAAGGTGACGGTCACAGCTGCCCGACAACTTGTCAATGTTTCTTTGGACCCTACCATCGTCGACCCTGAAGATGTTGAACAACTGGAGGACTTCCTGGTGGTCGCCGTAAACAAAGCCATGGAACTGGCGGTCCAGAAAGAAACGGAAATTACTCAGGAATTGCTCCGCGATATGCTTCCTCCCGGACTTGATGGCCTCGATGGCCTGTTTTAATCGCGGGACATTTTGACAAATCAAATCAGGATTTAAGCAGCGATTATTTTGATGCCTCGCCATCTAAATGTCGGGAATCCGCATTATGTTTTTGTTCTCAATCAACTTTAAACCACTTCATAATATAAACAGCCTCCTTACGTTTAGAGTATGTCTAAAATTAATACATCCATGAAGAAATATGCGCTCGTTTGTTTATCGATAATCTTTTCTCTTAGTCTATCCGCCCAGACGAATGTGGGCCTGGTGGCCTATTATACGTTTGATGGCCATTATACCGATGCAACGGGGAATACCGCTAATACAGCCATTCCACAGGGCACGCCAGAATTCAGGTGCGGTGTAAAGGGTGATGCGCTTTTACTCGACGGTGCTGCGGATGTAGTTTATATTCCCAACGGACAAAATGTGAACAGGGAGTTTGATACGGAGGATTTTACCGTTAGTTTTTATTTTAAACCCATAGGACTTAACGGACAACAGTACCTCATTTCGAAACGGGATACTGCCTGCACCTATAATTATGATTTTTATGTAAAATACGTGCCGGACTCCAGGACGGTCAACGGCCTGCTCAGGGAAATTCCCCAAAAGACGGTTTCTGTGGTCAAAACCATTAACAATACCGCCTGCTGGCAACACCTGGTCCTGGTCAGGGACAATACCCGCGTAAAAATGTATGTCAACACCAAACTGGTCAGCGACCTAGGCTCACAGACGCGCATCGACCTCACCAATGACGGGGATTTTATCATCGGAAGCGCCATTTGCCGGGGAGCCAATGAGATTCCTTTCCACGGACTCATCGATGAATTGCGCATCTACAACCGTGCCCTCGACGACAAAGAAATCAAAGGCCTATATTTTGCCCCCGACCAGATCGTCAATCCCGACACCCTCATTTTCCTGGGAACCACCATCGATATTGAATTGACCAATACCTGTGCCGATAATTTTCTGTGGACGCCCAATTCGACTGATATTTCATCTGTATTTGTACCCAACCCAAGCATCACCCCCGTTGAACAGGGCATTTATAATTATACCGTCCAGATGACGGACCTCCTCTCCAACTGCACCGCAAGAGATTCCATCCGCATCAATGCCATCGACCCGAACCTGCTGGATTGTGAAGCCATTTACCTGGCCAAGGCATTCACTCCAAACAACGACGGACTGAATGACACCTATGGGATCAGCAATCCGTTTTCTGTTCAGGAGCTTTTGTCTTTTGAAATTTTCGACCGCTGGGGCAACAGGGTATTTTATACCACAGATTCTTTCGCCACCTGGGATGGCAACT
This sequence is a window from Lewinellaceae bacterium. Protein-coding genes within it:
- a CDS encoding calcium/sodium antiporter, with protein sequence MDILFYLGIFVVSLFVLLRASDWFVDAAESIGLSLGIPHFIIGVTIIAFGTSLPELATSVAAVLSGNSEIVVGNVIGSNITNIALVLGLVAIYAKRIDLEYNIWHIDMPFLWGSAFMLWFVLYDYEVSILEVFILLLGIVIFLIYSLKKDEEKGDLLQENHDDIKVTWRTYTMLVIGLALVWGSADYTIFAIQKLSEMAGINPEIIALSAVALGTSLPEIIVSLNAARKGKTAMAVGNVLGSNIFNTYVVMSIPAFFGKLKIPVELFSYYLPMMIVMTILFGIMSNNKKITRWEGAILVLFYLIYMASIIQGA
- a CDS encoding LamG domain-containing protein; translated protein: MQPFHLISVLLGLFLIHSQPSIPPQDDGLIAYYSFNECNARDDSGNGSHGEIFGETRCWCGIEQEGLVLDGKNNYIEFPGPVNKYFNTSDFTISFYFKSEKYDVFPQSMLSKAEACDEYYTLDLLLDRRIGEVTSKVHETPARYYKDLSPRLDSSSWMHYALVREGFRAMTFINGQLRQESYRCSGVDIGNNAVLSFSNSPCVLSGRVRRFQGIIDELKIYDHALTIQEIEDLYLMNPVENANMDCVSFVPDKKAPQIVMINEKGSTFATVD
- a CDS encoding YbaB/EbfC family nucleoid-associated protein; this encodes MFGDLMGDMQEKQNAMRKKLEGIRIDAQAGDGAVKVTVTAARQLVNVSLDPTIVDPEDVEQLEDFLVVAVNKAMELAVQKETEITQELLRDMLPPGLDGLDGLF
- a CDS encoding gliding motility-associated C-terminal domain-containing protein; this translates as MKKYALVCLSIIFSLSLSAQTNVGLVAYYTFDGHYTDATGNTANTAIPQGTPEFRCGVKGDALLLDGAADVVYIPNGQNVNREFDTEDFTVSFYFKPIGLNGQQYLISKRDTACTYNYDFYVKYVPDSRTVNGLLREIPQKTVSVVKTINNTACWQHLVLVRDNTRVKMYVNTKLVSDLGSQTRIDLTNDGDFIIGSAICRGANEIPFHGLIDELRIYNRALDDKEIKGLYFAPDQIVNPDTLIFLGTTIDIELTNTCADNFLWTPNSTDISSVFVPNPSITPVEQGIYNYTVQMTDLLSNCTARDSIRINAIDPNLLDCEAIYLAKAFTPNNDGLNDTYGISNPFSVQELLSFEIFDRWGNRVFYTTDSFATWDGNYNGQRVNPGVFLYKVRHVCNGEEKLVSGSVTVLR
- a CDS encoding DUF937 domain-containing protein produces the protein MSMNLMDMLQGNLSEGIIDQLANQIGGADKQKTAVAAEGIMTTLMGALAKNASTPEGANSLFNALEKDHNGGILDDVMGLFTGNVKPEQQRAANGEGILNHLLGGKTSGAVDMISNMSGLDASKTGNLMTMLAPILMGTLGKAKQQNGLDVGGIASLLTHSVSKQSGSNPTMNLVTQFLDSDGDGSIVDDVANIGFKFLGGLFGRKKR